From the Winogradskyella forsetii genome, the window ATATGGCAATATTAAATTTTCAGAAACCAGATAAAGTAATCATGATTGATTCTACTGATTTCGAAGGTAAATTCGAATTCAGACCTTTAGAACCAGGATATGGATTAACGGTTGGTAATGCTTTGAGAAGAGTATTATTATCTTCTTTAGAAGGTTTTGCAATCACTTCAGTTAGAATAGAAGGAGTAGATCATGAGTTTTCTACAATTTCTGGTGTAGTTGAAGATGTTACTGAAATGATTTTGAACTTAAAGCAAGTTAACTTTAAGCGTCAAATTGATGAAATCGATAACGAAACGGTTACAATTTCTATCTCTGGACAAAATCAAATTACAGCTGGTGATTTTCAGAAGTTTATTTCTGGTTTCCAAGTATTAAATACAGATTTAGTTATCTGTAACTTAGATCCTAAAGTAAACATCAATATGGAATTGACTATTGAAAAAGGAAGAGGTTATGTTCCTGCAGAAGAAAACAAAAAAGCATCTGCACCAATTGGAACGATCTTTACAGATTCAATTTTTACACCGATTCAGAATGTAAAGTATAGTATTGAAAACTTTCGTGTAGAGCAAAAAACGGATTACGAAAAATTAGTTTTCGAAATTTTGACTGACGGATCAATCAATCCTAAAGATGCTTTAACTGAAGCCGCTAAAATATTAATTCACCACTTCATGTTATTCTCAGATGAGCGTATCACTCTTGAAGCTGATGAAATTGCACAAACAGAAACTTATGATGAAGAATCACTTCACATGAGACAACTATTGAAGACTAAATTAGTTGATATGGATCTTTCCGTACGTGCGCTTAATTGTTTGAAAGCTGCAGAAGTAGATACTTTAGGTGATTTAGTATCATTCAACAAAAATGATTTAATGAAATTCAGAAACTTCGGTAAGAAGTCTTTAACTGAGCTAGAAGAACTAGTGAATGTAAAAGGGTTAAACTTCGGAATGGATTTAAGTAAATATAAATTAGACAAAGACTAAGGATTTTTGATATACGATTTACGATTGGAGATTCTCAGAATCGCTGATCGTAAATCTAAAATCGTAAATCTAAAATTAAATTAATAATCATATTTTGCTCCTCAAAAGAGTTTGGTAGCAAGATGATAATAAAAAAGTCATGAGACACGGAAAAAAATTTAACCATTTAGGAAGACAAACAGCACACAGAAAAGCAATGTTAGCTAATATGGCTTGTTCATTAATTGAGCACAAACGTATTAACACAACAGTAGCTAAGGCAAAAGCTTTAAAGCAGTTTGTTGAACCAATGATTACAAAATCTAAAGCAGATACGACGCATAATAGACGTATAGTAATGGCTAAACTTAGACAAAAGGATGCTGTTGCAGAATTATTTAGAGATGTAGCGCCAAAGATTGGTGATCGTCCAGGTGGATATACACGTATCATCAAATTAGGAAACCGATTAGGTGATAACGCTGATATGGCTATGATAGAGTTAGTGGATTATAACGAACTTTACTCAGCTGCTAAACCAGAGAAGAAAACACGTAGAAGTAGAAGAGGAGGAAGTAAAGCAAAAGCTGCTGCACCTGCACCTACCGAAACTAAAGCTTCAAACGAAGAAGAATAGAAATGCTAGAAAAAAAACGAATACAATTTGAAACCAGAAGCGGTAAAAATTTGACATCGTTTTTTATATTGTTCAAATCTCGATTATCGAGTGTTAATAAGCATTGATAACTATAAAGGATAAACTGTTTCAGTTTATCCTTTTTTTTTGGAATTTTGCGTAGCACTGAGCGTAGTCGAAGTGTGAATTAAAGATTGATAATTTGGGCGTTACCCTGACGGAAATGTCAGGGTCAGGCTTTCACTACTCGCTCTCTGCGAGGAGCTCAAACAAACCGTTCAATCCTTAACGCGAGTCATACGCTAAAGACCTCATAGGTTTTATGGTGGCTGAGCGAAGTTGAAGCCAAAATATGTGAGGTCTCTAAAAACTAAAAAATTTATGCTGAACTTGTTTCAGTACTAACATTTTTACAACAAACGAACACATGAAATACAAACAAAGAAAAAAAGCCTTAATCCTCCTCGCAGATGGAACGATTTTTCATGGTAAGTCTATAGGAAAAGAAGGTTCGGCATTTGGCGAAGTCTGTTTTAACACAGGGACAACGGGTTATCAAGAGATATTTACGGACCCTTCTTATTACGGTCAATTAATGGTAACTACCAATGCTCATATTGGTAATTACGGTACAAAGACAGACGAAGTTGAATCTGATGATATTAAAATTTCAGGTTTAATTTGTAAAAACTTCAGTTTTAATTATTCCAGACCAGCTGCAGATGCCTCTTTAGAAGAATTTTTCGAAAAACACAATACCTTGGCCATTGCCGATGTAGATACAAGGGCTTTGGTAAGCTACATTAGAGATCATGGTGTCATGAATGCCGTGATCACAACAGAAGTTGACAATATTGAGGCACTTAAAAAACAGTTGGCAGAATTTCCCTCAATGAA encodes:
- a CDS encoding DNA-directed RNA polymerase subunit alpha, yielding MAILNFQKPDKVIMIDSTDFEGKFEFRPLEPGYGLTVGNALRRVLLSSLEGFAITSVRIEGVDHEFSTISGVVEDVTEMILNLKQVNFKRQIDEIDNETVTISISGQNQITAGDFQKFISGFQVLNTDLVICNLDPKVNINMELTIEKGRGYVPAEENKKASAPIGTIFTDSIFTPIQNVKYSIENFRVEQKTDYEKLVFEILTDGSINPKDALTEAAKILIHHFMLFSDERITLEADEIAQTETYDEESLHMRQLLKTKLVDMDLSVRALNCLKAAEVDTLGDLVSFNKNDLMKFRNFGKKSLTELEELVNVKGLNFGMDLSKYKLDKD
- the rplQ gene encoding 50S ribosomal protein L17, coding for MRHGKKFNHLGRQTAHRKAMLANMACSLIEHKRINTTVAKAKALKQFVEPMITKSKADTTHNRRIVMAKLRQKDAVAELFRDVAPKIGDRPGGYTRIIKLGNRLGDNADMAMIELVDYNELYSAAKPEKKTRRSRRGGSKAKAAAPAPTETKASNEEE